The genomic segment GACGAGGTGGCCGTCGAAAACCCCTTCTACCATAAGAACGTGCACAGTCTGCTTCAGCTGGGGCAGGCCCGCGCCGCGGCCCTGCTGCCGGCCATACGCGCCGGTATCCCCGTTTTCGAATACGCTCCTCGTGAGATCAAGCAGGCCGTCGCTGGTCATGGCAACGCCGAAAAGCGGCAGGTTGCCCGGATGGTGGCCATGCTGCTGCGCGAGTCCGAGCCCCTGTCCTCCCTCGATTCCAGCGATGCGCTCGCCGTGGCCATTTGCCATGCGCACCGCTCCCACGGCGCGAGGCGTTACCTGAAAACTCTGGCATGAAGCGGGTGCCTTCGAGCAGGTTGTGGCAGGCCCTCGTTGCCGTGGCCATCCTCGGCCTGGGGCTGTTTCGCCGTGTTCCCGATAAGAGCTTCGGCATCCTGCAGAACAGGGTCGGGCGCTCCAACCCCGTCCTCCTGGAGCCGGGAATCCACTGGCGCATCCCGATCTGGGAAGGCATTTTCATCTATCCCAGGAAATCCATCGACTTCAAGGACAAGTTCACGGTCACCTCCCGGGATCACGTCACGGTTTCGCTTCCCTGCAGCCTGCAGTACCTGCCGGACGAGGAGCACGTTCTGGAGGCGCATCGAAGCTCGGGTCACAACGCGGAGGAATGGGTGAGCCGGCAGGTCCGCGAGTCGCTGGAGAGGACGGCAGCTCGCGCCGCGGGCTATCAGCTGCTTCGAAAGGAGCTCCCTCGCAAGCTGGCTGCCCCCCTGGAAAAGTCGCTGGAGCCCCTCGGGCTGGTGCGTGGCAGTCTGAAAGTGGGGCCTGGAACGGTTCCCCCCGAAGTCGCGGCCGCCTACAGCGCCGAGCGGCTCGCCGCCATGCGACATCCCACCGGCCGGAAGGTGGCGATCATCGGTTTGGATGGAGCCGACTGGGACTTCATCCTCCCCATGATCGAAAAAGGGCAGCTCCCAACGTTCGCCAGGCTGCGCGCCGAAGGGGCCTACGGCCGGGTGCGTACCAACCAGCCTCCGCTCTCGCCTTTGCTGTGGACGACGGTGGCGACCGGAAAGTCTCCCGATGTTCACGGCATCAATGATTTCCTGGTCCTCGATCCGAAGACCGGACAGATGCGCCCGATATCGAGCGACTTTCGGAAGGTGAAGGCGCTGTGGAACATCGCCTCTGATGCAGGACTTTCCACCGAGGTCGTCGCCTGGTGGGCGACCTGGCCCGCCGAGCCGATCCGCGGAATCATGGTGTCCGACAGGGTTTCATATTCGACCTTTTCCTTCCTGGATCGGGCACACCCAAGTCAGGGAGAGACTTTCCCTGAAGGCTACCTGCAGGAGATTCGCGGCTCCCTCCGCCGGGAGGAAGACATCTCGCCCGCCGACCTCGCGGGCATGCTTCCCGTTTCCCGGGGGGAGCTGAGCCGAGCGCTGACGCCCCGGGCCCGGCAAGGGGAGGAAGGGGAGGACCCCGAGTCGCTGGCCACGCTCGTGCGCGTCGTAGCCAGCACGCAGAATTACCGGCACGTCTCCCTCGATCTCCTGCACCGCAAGCAGCCGGAGCTGTTCGCCGTCTATTTCCAGGGAATCGACGAAGTCAATCACCGCTACGCCCATCTGGCCGCCCCCCGGCGCCCGGAAATCACCCCGGAACGGTTCAGGAAATACTCGGGCGTGGTTGCCGGCTTCTACCGATTCCAGGATCAGGTCCTTGCGGAGATCCTCCAGGCCCTGTCGCCCGACACGGTCTTCATCGTGCTGAGCGATCACGGTTTTTTTTCAGGCGATCAGCGCCCCAAGGACATCCCGCCCTTCATCTCGGAGCAGCCTGGCCTCTGGCACGCTCCCTATGGCATCCTCGTGTTCGGCGGACAGGGCGTCAAGCCGGGCCCCACGCCGACCGCCACGCTCTATGACATCGCTCCCACCGTACTGGATCTCCTGGGGTTGCCAGCGGCGGAGGATCTGCCGGGACGCAGCCTGACGAAATCCTTCGACAAGGAGCAGCGCGCAGAAGAAAAAGCGCCGCCCATCGTCTCTTACGAAGCCTACGGCGCTCCCCGCGAGAGCGAGCCTGGCTCCGATACATCGGCGGGCGGGAGCGGCGCGGCCGTCGGAGAAGCCATGATCGAGACGCTGCGCTCCCTGGGATACGTCGGACCGGCCCCGACGCCGTCCGCGGCGGGCACCGGCACGCCCGCTGCGGCCACGACCGCGCTGTACCACTCCAATCTTGCGGGGATTCTGGCGACCAAGGGCGATCTCGAGGCGGCCGAGGAGGAATATCGCAAGGCTCTGGAGAGCAATCCGGACACCGGCTCGGCATTGATGGGACTTTCGCGAATCCAGGAGCGCAAGGGAAGACCCGACGAAGCGCTGGCGCTCCTCCGCAGGATGGTGGGGAAAGGACTACATTACGACAAGTCGACCCTCGTCCGAATGGCGCGACTGTTCCAGGCGGCGGGGCGGGAAGAGGATGGGCTGACCTATTTCCAGAAACTGCGCTCGGCCATGCCCGATGAGCCTCTTCTGGACACCTCCATGGGGGTGCTATACTCCGCGCTGGGTCGGCAGCAGGAAGCCGAAAAGGCCTTCCGGAGCGCGCTGAGCCGTGATCCTCTCTCTCTTCCCGCGATGGAAGAGCTGTTCGTCTTCCTGGATCGCAACGGGAGACTCGAGTCGCTCATCCCTGATCTGCAGGCCGCCTTGAAGCGGGAGGACGACTCGCTGATGCACCACAATTGGCTGGGGCTCGCCTACCGCCGCCAAGGCAATCTCACCGGTGCGGAGGAGGAGCTTCGGCGAGCGATGGAGCTTGGCCCGGACCAGGCGGGCATCGCGGCGAACCTGGGAATCGTTTACCTGCAGCTTGAAAGGATCCAGGACGCCGTGCAGGTCCTGGAGAAAGCGTTGAACCGGGACCCGACGAGCGTGGAGGTCCGGACCAATCTGCTGGTGGCACTGGGCCGGAGCGCGAACATCGAGCGCGCGGCCGCGGTGTTCGAGGAAGGCAGGAAGATCTCGCCGGACGTTCCCGGTTTGTACAACGCCATGGCTTTCGCCTATCAGGCGAACGGCCAGGCGGAAAAGGCCGTCGAGCTTCTCCGCCAGTCCCTCGAGATGAACCCTTCACAGCCCGAGGCCGTGGAGCTCTTGAAGAGTCTCGACCCGGTAGCCGCCAAGCGCTTTGCCCACTGAGGAGATGCATGATCGCCCGGCTCACCGGCGTGCTCCTGGAAAAAAGCCAGGAGCGCGTCGTCGTCGATGTCCACGGCGTCGGTTACGAGATCCGCGTTCCACTGTCCACGGTTTCCCGCCTTCCCGAGACGGGCGCGACGCTGGAGCTGCTGATCCATACGCACGTCCGTGAAGATACTTTGGCCCTGTACGGGTTCCGGACCTCCCTGGAGCGCAGCCTCTTCGAACGGATGATATCGGTCAGCGGGGTGGGTCCCAAGCTCGCCCTCGCCCTGCTCTCGGGGATGACTCCGGCCCAGCTGGTCGACTCGATTCTGTCGGGAGCCACAACACCTCTTTGCAGCGTGCCCGGGGTGGGACGCAAGACAGCTGAGAGGCTGGTGGTGGATTTGCGAGACAAGCTCGGACACCTGCTCGCGGGGCATCCCGAGGGCTCGCGCGAGCGCCCCGCCCAGCCTCGGGGAGAGGACGTCGAGCTGGTGGCGGATGTCCATTCGGCCCTGGTGAACCTGGGATACAGCGCCCGCGAAGCGGAACGGGCGGTTGAAGATGCCCGAAAAGCGACCCCGCCGGGCGAAGCTGCGACGGTCGAAATGTCGTTCCAGGGCCTGCTGCGGCGGGCACTCAGGTCTGCGGCTGCGGGAAGGTAAGGCGATGTCCACGAAAGATACCTCCAGGATGGTGACCGGGATGGGTCGCGAGGAAGATCGCGACCTCGACCGGACCCTCCGACCGCGCACCATGAAGGAGTACATCGGGCAGACCCGGATGAAGGAGAACCTCCAGGTCTTCATCCGCGCGGCGCGCGAGAGGAGGGAGCCGCTGGATCACATTCTCGTCTACGGTCCGCCCGGTCTGGGCAAGACTACCATCGCCCATGTCGTCGCCCACGAGATGGGACTCCCCATCAAGGCCACCTCCGGGCCGGCCCTCGAGAAATCGGGAGATCTGGTTGCCCTTCTGACGAGCCTCGAGGAGGGGGGGATTCTGTTCATCGACGAGATTCATCGCCTGAGCCCGACTCTCGAGGAGATTCTTTATCAGGCGATGGAGGACTTTCGCCTCGACATCACTATCGGTCAGGGAGTCGGGGGAAGGGTAGTCAAGCTGGATCTTCCCCCTTTTACCCTGCTGGGAGCCTCCACTCGGATTGGCCTCCTGACCGCCCCGCTGCGAGATCGGTTCGGCATCGTTCACCACCTCGATTTCTACTCCCAGGAGGACCTGGCCGAGATCGTGCGCCGTGCCTCGGCAATCCTCAGGGTCGAGGTCGAGCCGGGAGGGGCCGATGAGATCGCCCGAAGGGCGAGAGGGACACCCCGGATCGCCAACCGCCTGCTCCGGCGGGTGAGGGATTTCACGCAAGTGGATCAGGAGGCCTCGGTCACCCAGACCCTGGCGGAGCGCTACCTGGAACGGCTGGAGGTCGACCGCTACGGACTGGACGAGACCGACCGGCGGCTGCTCCTCACGATCCATGAGAAATTCGACGGCGGTCCCGTGGGGCTCAACACTCTCGCCGCGGCGATCGGCGAGGAAACCGACACCCTGGAAGAAATCTACGAGCCCTATCTGCTCCAGATTGGCTTCCTGGATCGCACTGCCCGCGGGCGGCGCATTACGCGCCGGGCCCGCGCCCACCTCAAGCTGGCGGAGCCCAAGGGGAGACCCTCTCCTCAAGCCCCGCTCTTCTGAGCCGTAATCCGAGCCGGCATTCCCTCCACCGAAAGGTCCAGCAGGCGAATCCGCTTGCAGTCCCGGCGACCAGTCTCCAGGCATGGCATCGATGCTTGCGATCAGAAGAGCAGGACTTCCGGGCATGAGCCGGGTCCGTCCCTCCTGCGGAAGATAAGCCGTCCTGCTCACCGGCTGGTGAGGTCCCCGTCATCCATGACTGGGTAAGGCATCACCTCTTTTATCGAAGCCCGCCTGTTCAGCCTGCCAAGAGCAAAGAAAAACGGGGCCCGAAGGCCCCGCTCGAGGTTGGAGCTGTTTACGAACCTGCCTGTTCAGTGCTGATAAGAGCAAAAAAAAGCGGGGCCCGAAGGCCCCGCTTGAGGGATGGAGCTGTTTACGATCTTACGGGCAGGCCGCGTTCAGGAACGGAGCGTAAGTGCTGCCCGAGTCCCACCGGTAGCAGTCGTTCGCAGCCGGCAGCGGATTCCCCGCGACTGGATAGTCGAGGTTCGTCACTCCCGCACCAACAGGCGGTGCAGGCGCGGTGCAAGCGGCACCATTGACGATGGTGTGGTAGCCGGCCAGGTAGTAGGTCACCGTGCCGAGCGCCGGAGCCACCGTGTCACCGCAGGTGAAGTCCGAAGGAACCGGACCCACGGGAACAACGACTGGCGCGCCACCCGGTGAGATGTCGCAGCTGTTGGGTGCGAACCCACCGCCCAGGACGACGTTGCAGCTCACGCTGCCCGCCGCCATCGGGCCCCAGACCGTGGTCGGAGTCAGACCGGCGTCGCCCGCCACCGAGTTCGGCAGGGCGCCCGTCGTGATGAACGAGTTGCCCCACAGAGCCGGTACCCGCGCGTGGCAGATGTTGCCAGCGGGAGCGCCGTCCGGGTCGTTGTGGTGCTCCCAGTTGTGCCACGTGCCGCAGATGAGCGACCCGCCTGATCCGAGAGCGCCGCACGCCGTGCTCCCGAAGCTCCAGGTGCTGAAGCCAGGGTTGCACTGACCGGCGAGGGAGTTGTTGCCGGTGCAGGGCGCGACCGGAGGAT from the Candidatus Polarisedimenticolia bacterium genome contains:
- the ruvC gene encoding crossover junction endodeoxyribonuclease RuvC; this encodes DEVAVENPFYHKNVHSLLQLGQARAAALLPAIRAGIPVFEYAPREIKQAVAGHGNAEKRQVARMVAMLLRESEPLSSLDSSDALAVAICHAHRSHGARRYLKTLA
- a CDS encoding tetratricopeptide repeat protein, with the protein product MKRVPSSRLWQALVAVAILGLGLFRRVPDKSFGILQNRVGRSNPVLLEPGIHWRIPIWEGIFIYPRKSIDFKDKFTVTSRDHVTVSLPCSLQYLPDEEHVLEAHRSSGHNAEEWVSRQVRESLERTAARAAGYQLLRKELPRKLAAPLEKSLEPLGLVRGSLKVGPGTVPPEVAAAYSAERLAAMRHPTGRKVAIIGLDGADWDFILPMIEKGQLPTFARLRAEGAYGRVRTNQPPLSPLLWTTVATGKSPDVHGINDFLVLDPKTGQMRPISSDFRKVKALWNIASDAGLSTEVVAWWATWPAEPIRGIMVSDRVSYSTFSFLDRAHPSQGETFPEGYLQEIRGSLRREEDISPADLAGMLPVSRGELSRALTPRARQGEEGEDPESLATLVRVVASTQNYRHVSLDLLHRKQPELFAVYFQGIDEVNHRYAHLAAPRRPEITPERFRKYSGVVAGFYRFQDQVLAEILQALSPDTVFIVLSDHGFFSGDQRPKDIPPFISEQPGLWHAPYGILVFGGQGVKPGPTPTATLYDIAPTVLDLLGLPAAEDLPGRSLTKSFDKEQRAEEKAPPIVSYEAYGAPRESEPGSDTSAGGSGAAVGEAMIETLRSLGYVGPAPTPSAAGTGTPAAATTALYHSNLAGILATKGDLEAAEEEYRKALESNPDTGSALMGLSRIQERKGRPDEALALLRRMVGKGLHYDKSTLVRMARLFQAAGREEDGLTYFQKLRSAMPDEPLLDTSMGVLYSALGRQQEAEKAFRSALSRDPLSLPAMEELFVFLDRNGRLESLIPDLQAALKREDDSLMHHNWLGLAYRRQGNLTGAEEELRRAMELGPDQAGIAANLGIVYLQLERIQDAVQVLEKALNRDPTSVEVRTNLLVALGRSANIERAAAVFEEGRKISPDVPGLYNAMAFAYQANGQAEKAVELLRQSLEMNPSQPEAVELLKSLDPVAAKRFAH
- the ruvA gene encoding Holliday junction branch migration protein RuvA; its protein translation is MIARLTGVLLEKSQERVVVDVHGVGYEIRVPLSTVSRLPETGATLELLIHTHVREDTLALYGFRTSLERSLFERMISVSGVGPKLALALLSGMTPAQLVDSILSGATTPLCSVPGVGRKTAERLVVDLRDKLGHLLAGHPEGSRERPAQPRGEDVELVADVHSALVNLGYSAREAERAVEDARKATPPGEAATVEMSFQGLLRRALRSAAAGR
- the ruvB gene encoding Holliday junction branch migration DNA helicase RuvB, with translation MSTKDTSRMVTGMGREEDRDLDRTLRPRTMKEYIGQTRMKENLQVFIRAARERREPLDHILVYGPPGLGKTTIAHVVAHEMGLPIKATSGPALEKSGDLVALLTSLEEGGILFIDEIHRLSPTLEEILYQAMEDFRLDITIGQGVGGRVVKLDLPPFTLLGASTRIGLLTAPLRDRFGIVHHLDFYSQEDLAEIVRRASAILRVEVEPGGADEIARRARGTPRIANRLLRRVRDFTQVDQEASVTQTLAERYLERLEVDRYGLDETDRRLLLTIHEKFDGGPVGLNTLAAAIGEETDTLEEIYEPYLLQIGFLDRTARGRRITRRARAHLKLAEPKGRPSPQAPLF